A stretch of Ranitomeya variabilis isolate aRanVar5 chromosome 3, aRanVar5.hap1, whole genome shotgun sequence DNA encodes these proteins:
- the JRKL gene encoding LOW QUALITY PROTEIN: jerky protein homolog-like (The sequence of the model RefSeq protein was modified relative to this genomic sequence to represent the inferred CDS: inserted 1 base in 1 codon; deleted 1 base in 1 codon; substituted 2 bases at 2 genomic stop codons), with protein sequence MAPKCKLDSSDTSASKKRKAITMEVKVDIIRRSDKGETPTEIGRSLGLSRSTVATIIKDKDRILEHVKGCAPMKATVITKQHSGLIIEMERLLVLWLEDQNQRRIPVSLMVIQEKARRLFQALKREKGEGSESEIFVASRGWFMRFKDRANFHNIKVQDSYIDEAASADEKAATEFPKALAEIIEEGGYCAQQVFNVDETXLFWKRLPNHTYIAKEEKSAPGHKVGKERLTLLLGGNAAGDXKLKPMLVYQAENPRALNGMSKGQLPVIXKSDRKAWVTLAVFDDWFTNHFVPGVEWYCTSKNIPFKVLLILDNAPGHPAHLDDFNPNVKVVYLPPNTTALLQPMDQGVIATFKAYYLRRVIGNALAATEKNKGLTLKDFWKTYNILDAVNNIADSWDEVKQTSMNGVWKKLCPQFVNDVTEVQVSVTSVIKKVVDMSKTMNLEVEEDDVTELLASHGEELSAEDLMQLEKQMIEEEEDIPSPEPKRFTRQGLAGGFALIQEGLSRFEAEDPNMERYTRVARGDMDSLRCYKEILEEKKMVSF encoded by the exons ATGGCTCCCAAATGTAAGCTAGACTCATCTGATACCAGTGCATCAAAGAAAAGGAAGGCCATCACCATGGAGGTGAAAGTGGATATCATAAGG CGATCTGATAAGGGGGAAACACCAACAGAAATTGGCAGGTCATTAGGACTTAGTCGTTCGACTGTCGCTACGATTATCAAGGATAAAGATCGCATCCTTGAACATGTGAAAGGATGTGCTCCTATGAAAGCGACAGTGATAACAAAGCAGCATAGTGGGCTTATTATTGAGATGGAAAGATTATTGGTGCTTTGGTTGGAAGACCAAAATCAACGCCGTATCCCTGTGAGCCTTATGGTTATTCAGGAGAAGGCTAGGCGACTGTTTCAGGCGTTGAAAAGAGAAAAGGGGGAAGGTAGTGAAAGTGAAATATTTGTGGCGAGTAGGGGTTGGTTTATGAGGTTTAAGGATCGTgccaatttccataacattaaagtgcaagatagttacata gatgaagctgctagtgctgatgagaaagcagcaactgagtttcctaaagcattggctgagataattgaggagggtggttactgtgctcaacaagtgttcaacgtggatgaga ggctgTTTTGGAAACGTTTGCCTAACCATACGTACATCGCCAAGGAGGAGAAGTCAGCACCAGGTCATAAAGTCGGCAAGGAGAGACTGACTTTGCTTCTTGGGGGCAATGCTGCTGGCGACTAGAAACTGAAGCCCATGCTGGTGTATCAGGCTGAGAATCCAAGGGCACTCAATGGCATGTCAAAGGGTCAACTACCAGTCATCTGAAAGTCTGATAGGAAGGCATGGGTGACACTTGCAGTGTTTGATGACTGGTTCACCAACCATTTTGTGCCAGGCGTGGAGTGGTATTGTACATCAAAGAATATCCCCTTTAAGGTGCTGCTAATTCTGGACAATGCCCCTGGACACCCTGCCCATCTGGATGACTTTAACCCTAATGTCAAGGTGGTTTACCTTCCACCTAATACCACTGCCCTGTTACAGCCTATGGACCAAGGAGTCATTGCTACATTCAAGGCCTACTACCTCCGAAGGGTCATTGGTAATGCTTTAGCAGCAACTGAAAAGAATAAGGGCTTGACTCTAAAGGACTTTTGGAAaacatacaacatccttgatgctgtgaataacattgctgattcctgggatgaggttaagcagaccagtatgaatggtgtgtggaaaaaactgtgtccccagtttgtgaacgatgtcacagaggtccaagtgtcagtgactagtgtcataaagaaagttgttgatatgagtaagacaatgaatctggaggtggaggaggatgatgtcacAGAGCTACTGGCATCTCATGGAGAGGAGTTATCTGCTGAGGACCTTATGCAACTGGAGAAGCAGATGATAGAGGAAGAGGAAGACATACCATCCCCAGAACCTAAGAGATTTACAAGGCAGGGCTTGGCAGGAGGTTTTGCCCTGATACAGGAAGGGTTGTCAAGGTTTGAGGCTGAGGATCCCAACATGGAAAGGTACACTAGGGTTGCCAGAGGAGACATGGATTCCCTTAGGTGTTACAAGGAGATCTTGGAGGAGAAGAAGATGGTCTCCTTCTAA